From Xanthomonas citri pv. mangiferaeindicae:
AAGGCGCCAGATCCCCGCCTGCGCGTGGGCGATGGCGTGGCGTCGCGGATCGCGCGGCGATGGCGCTGCGGATCGATCACTTGACGCGGCTGACGTACTCGCCGGACCGGGTGTCGACCTTGATGACTTCCTCCTGCCCGACGAACAGCGGCACGCGGACCACGGCGCCCGTTTCCAGGGTCGCCGGCTTGCCGCCGCCGCCCGAGGTGTCGCCGCGCACGCCCGGATCGGTCTCGGTGATCTGCAGCTCGACGAAGTTCGGCGGCTGGACCGCGATCGGCGTGCCGTTCCACAGCGTCACCACGCACTCTTCCTCGCCCTTGAGCCACTTCTCCGCGCCGCCCATGCCGGCCTTGTCGGCCTGCACCTGCTCGAACGACTCGGGATTCATGAAGTGCCAGTACTCGCCGTCGCTGTAGAGGTACTGCATGTCGGTGTCGAGCACATCGGCCGCTTCGACCGAATCGGTGCTCTTCATGGTGATTTCCTGTACCCGGCCCGTGCGGATCTGGCGGTACTTCACGCGCGTGAACGCCTGGCCCTTGCCCGG
This genomic window contains:
- a CDS encoding elongation factor P codes for the protein MASYGMNDVKNGQKILVNNEPAVITDTEYVKPGKGQAFTRVKYRQIRTGRVQEITMKSTDSVEAADVLDTDMQYLYSDGEYWHFMNPESFEQVQADKAGMGGAEKWLKGEEECVVTLWNGTPIAVQPPNFVELQITETDPGVRGDTSGGGGKPATLETGAVVRVPLFVGQEEVIKVDTRSGEYVSRVK